The following are encoded together in the Onychostoma macrolepis isolate SWU-2019 chromosome 03, ASM1243209v1, whole genome shotgun sequence genome:
- the LOC131536530 gene encoding macrophage mannose receptor 1-like codes for MGGAEKENKRETDDQTDTNSSEMELDTVFTMLLLSAVFSSSVPRQFEFVQMSMNCTDAQKYCRKNYSDLASIENSADVTKLLKSVNESSDVFRVWIGLMNTFRSEWKWSLGDPVFYTAQDSVFRNWASNQPNNSQHYCAYMSQDGLWCDDNCNSQRFFICYNDSSKGFTLVQQSMSWRSAQSYCRGNHTDLSSVRNQSENQQIQQLMNTGGVTAIWIGLFRDSWEWSDKSTSSFRNWASTEPNDNLGNEDATVLVISGERRGQWADWPCNTLFPFVCQEDQFILIKQNLSWSEAMTYCRQNHVDLVSVPSPQIEQRVMSAARRASTTAVWMGLHHYCSMNMWLWLRGEVVCYQNWAVGNGTGPHNCHERRV; via the exons ATGGGAGGAGCTGAGAAAGAGAataagagagagacagatgatCAGACTGACACAAACTCATCAGAAATGGAGCTGGACACAGTGTTCACCATGCTTCTGCTCTCAG CCGTCTTCAGTTCATCGGTTCCTCGTCAGTTTGAGTTTGTTCAGATGAGCATGAATTGCACTGATGCTCAGAAATACTGCCGTAAGAACTACAGCGATCTggcctccattgaaaacagcgCCGATGTGACCAAGCTGCTGAAGAGTGTGAACGAATCTAGTGATGTCTTTCGTGTCTGGATCGGGCTGATGAACACTTTCAGAAGTGAATGGAAGTGGTCTCTGGGTGACCCTGTGTTTTACACGGCTCAAGATTCAGTGTTTCGCAACTGGGCGTCAAATCAGCCGAACAACAGTCAACATTACTGCGCTTATATGAGTCAGGATGGACTGTGGTGTGATGACAACTGTAATAGCCAAAGGTTTTTCATCTGCTACAATG ACAGCAGTAAAGGATTCACCCTCGTGCAGCAGTCGATGAGCTGGAGATCTGCTCAGAGCTACTGCAGAGGGAATCACACGGATCTGAGCAGCGTGAGGAACCAGAGTGAGAACCAGCAGATTCAGCAGCTCATGAACACTGGAGGAGTCACTGCCATCTGGATCGGTCTGTTCAGAGACTCATGGGAATGGTCCGACAAGAGTACATCCTCGTTTAGAAACTGGGCATCCACTGAACCCAATGACAATTTAGGCAATGAAGACGCCACAGTGCTTGTGATAAGTGGAGAGAGAAGGGGTCAGTGGGCGGACTGGCCTTGTAATACACTATTTCCCTTCGTCTGTCAAGAAG ATCAGTTCATACTCATCAAGCAGAATCTGAGCTGGAGTGAAGCCATGACGTACTGCAGACAGAATCACGTGGACCTGGTGTCGGTTCCCAGCCCCCAGATTGAGCAGCGGGTGATGAGCGCAGCGAGAAGAGCCTCGACGACAGCCGTGTGGATGGGTTTGCATCACTACTGCAGCATGAACATGTGGCTGTGGCTGCGCGGCGAGGTGGTCTGTTATCAGAACTGGGCCGTGGGGAACGGCACTGGACCACACAACTGTCACGAGCGGAGAGTCTGA